A part of Kitasatospora acidiphila genomic DNA contains:
- the pruA gene encoding L-glutamate gamma-semialdehyde dehydrogenase, translated as MDAVTQVPAPVNEPVHSYAPGSPERARLEAKLKELGGQEPVQLTMTINGERRMGGGEEIHVVQPHNHAARLGTMRNATQADAKDAIDTALAAAPAWQALSFDSRAAIFLKAADLLAGPWRETLAAATMLGQSKTAQQAEIDTPCELVDFLRFNVHFARQIIAEQPISSDGVWNRSDHRPLEGFVYAITPFNFTAIAGNLPTAPALMGNVVLWKPSPTQQFAAHLLMQLLEQAGLPKGVINMVTGDGLAVSEVALKHPALAGIHFTGSTATFQHLWREVGNNIQNYRSYPRIVGETGGKDFLVAHPSADPQVLKTAMTRGAFEFQGQKCSALSRAYVPASIWASLKDEFRDEVEGLTMGDVSDLSNFMSAVIDERAFAKNKAAIDRAKADPTVEVLAGGSYDDSVGYFVRPTVLVCQDPASEYFRDEYFGPILAVHVYQDDEYEQMLAQMESVSAYGLTGAIISQDRAAAQDAAEKLRYAAGNFYINDKPTGAVVGQQPFGGGRASGTNDKAGAKQNLARWTSTRSIKETFVPPTDYRYPHMG; from the coding sequence ATGGATGCTGTGACCCAGGTCCCCGCGCCGGTGAACGAGCCGGTCCACAGCTACGCCCCCGGCAGCCCCGAGCGGGCCCGCCTGGAGGCCAAGCTGAAGGAGCTGGGGGGCCAGGAGCCCGTCCAGCTGACCATGACCATCAACGGCGAGCGCCGGATGGGCGGCGGCGAGGAGATCCACGTCGTCCAGCCGCACAACCACGCGGCCCGCCTCGGCACCATGCGCAACGCCACCCAGGCCGACGCCAAGGACGCCATCGACACCGCCCTGGCCGCGGCCCCCGCGTGGCAGGCGCTCTCCTTCGACTCCCGCGCCGCGATCTTCCTCAAGGCCGCCGACCTGCTGGCCGGCCCGTGGCGCGAGACGCTGGCCGCCGCCACCATGCTCGGCCAGTCCAAGACCGCGCAGCAGGCCGAGATCGACACCCCCTGCGAGCTGGTCGACTTCCTGCGCTTCAACGTGCACTTCGCCCGGCAGATCATCGCCGAGCAGCCGATCTCCTCGGACGGCGTGTGGAACCGCAGCGACCACCGCCCGCTGGAGGGCTTCGTCTACGCGATCACCCCGTTCAACTTCACCGCCATCGCGGGCAACCTGCCCACCGCCCCGGCGCTGATGGGCAACGTGGTGCTCTGGAAGCCGTCCCCCACCCAGCAGTTCGCCGCGCACCTGCTGATGCAGCTGCTGGAGCAGGCCGGTCTGCCCAAGGGCGTCATCAACATGGTGACCGGTGACGGCCTGGCCGTCTCCGAGGTGGCCCTGAAGCACCCGGCGCTGGCCGGCATCCACTTCACCGGCTCCACCGCGACCTTCCAGCACCTGTGGCGCGAGGTCGGCAACAACATCCAGAACTACCGCTCCTACCCGCGGATCGTCGGCGAGACCGGCGGCAAGGACTTCCTGGTCGCCCACCCGTCCGCCGACCCGCAGGTGCTGAAGACCGCGATGACCCGCGGTGCCTTCGAGTTCCAGGGCCAGAAGTGCTCGGCGCTCTCCCGCGCCTACGTCCCGGCCTCGATCTGGGCGTCGCTCAAGGACGAGTTCCGCGACGAGGTCGAGGGCCTGACCATGGGCGACGTCAGCGACCTGTCGAACTTCATGAGCGCCGTGATCGACGAGCGCGCCTTCGCCAAGAACAAGGCCGCCATCGACCGCGCCAAGGCCGACCCGACGGTCGAGGTCCTGGCCGGCGGCAGCTACGACGACTCGGTGGGCTACTTCGTCCGCCCGACCGTGCTGGTCTGCCAGGACCCGGCCTCGGAGTACTTCCGGGACGAGTACTTCGGCCCGATCCTCGCCGTCCACGTCTACCAGGACGACGAGTACGAGCAGATGCTGGCCCAGATGGAGTCCGTCTCCGCCTACGGCCTGACCGGCGCGATCATCTCCCAGGACCGCGCGGCGGCCCAGGACGCGGCCGAGAAGCTGCGCTACGCGGCCGGCAACTTCTACATCAACGACAAGCCGACCGGTGCGGTCGTCGGCCAGCAGCCCTTCGGCGGCGGCCGGGCCTCGGGCACCAACGACAAGGCCGGCGCCAAGCAGAACCTGGCCCGCTGGACCTCGACCCGGTCCATCAAGGAGACGTTCGTCCCGCCGACGGACTACCGCTACCCGCACATGGGCTGA
- a CDS encoding SRPBCC family protein — protein MDLNRYRLVSVWLLPAPPREVYRALRDVPQYPHWWPQVREVRRLDDHTGRLRIRSLLPYQLLLTVRERHQDEAGGVLEASLDGDLVGWSRWTVGADGPSASRAVFEQDVRPGKPLMRRLALPGRPLFLLNHAAMMRAGERGLRRRLLGSPDGSVSSGTGP, from the coding sequence ATGGACCTGAACCGGTACCGGCTGGTCAGCGTCTGGCTGCTGCCCGCCCCACCGCGCGAGGTCTACCGGGCGCTGCGGGACGTACCGCAGTACCCGCACTGGTGGCCGCAGGTGCGCGAGGTGCGGCGGCTGGACGACCACACCGGGCGGCTGCGGATACGCTCGCTGCTGCCCTACCAGTTGCTGCTCACGGTGCGGGAGCGCCACCAGGACGAGGCCGGCGGGGTGCTGGAAGCGTCGCTGGACGGGGACCTGGTCGGCTGGTCCCGGTGGACGGTCGGCGCGGACGGGCCGTCGGCCAGCCGCGCCGTCTTCGAGCAGGACGTCCGGCCCGGCAAGCCGCTGATGCGGCGGCTGGCGCTGCCCGGGCGGCCGCTCTTCCTGCTCAACCACGCGGCGATGATGCGCGCCGGGGAGCGCGGGCTGCGGCGCCGGCTGCTCGGCTCCCCGGATGGCTCCGTCAGTTCCGGGACCGGGCCTTGA
- a CDS encoding PucR family transcriptional regulator codes for MTTPAPGIPLRHLLMSLGEPLVELQAAPAGLDVPVREVAILDPEDPATAATGELVLAIGARGRAALPALRAAGRARAAAVAVKLDAPGQADALREAATEAGVALLSVRRETRWEHLDALARAIISGPDAPETAEHNAGDLFSLAQTTAVLTGGIVSIEDTSSRVLAYSRSADSDEVDDLRRLSILGWQGPEPYLSKLREWGVFQHLRSSDSVIAVEPHPELGLRRRLAIGIRAGAQPLGTIWVQEGSRPLAPQAEQALVGAARVAAAQLVRRRRELSADVRLTQTLLTGLLEGSTGPQSLATHLGLHPQRPATVLGYAAVGGDTARADVTGLISVHTAARHRSALLAPIDSRIYVLLPDLPAALPVATVRGWAQEVVDAARDHLGVQLRAAIGSTVPGLARVPESRAQADRILDAMGRGGVMPEVAALSDVQAEVLVSETLALLQERPELRDPRLAALTDYDARHGTRLAESVLAWLDALGEVRVAAQVLHIHPNTLRYRVRRAEQLTGIDLAQPQQRLLAMLQLRLPSA; via the coding sequence ATGACTACTCCGGCCCCCGGCATCCCACTGCGTCATCTACTGATGTCGCTTGGCGAACCTCTGGTCGAACTCCAGGCCGCCCCGGCCGGGTTGGACGTGCCGGTGCGCGAGGTGGCGATCCTCGACCCCGAGGATCCGGCCACCGCCGCCACCGGCGAACTGGTGCTGGCGATCGGCGCCCGCGGCCGCGCCGCACTGCCCGCGCTGCGCGCCGCCGGACGGGCCCGAGCGGCCGCCGTCGCCGTCAAGCTGGACGCCCCCGGGCAGGCCGACGCGCTGCGCGAAGCCGCCACCGAGGCCGGCGTGGCACTGCTGTCGGTGCGCCGGGAGACCCGCTGGGAGCACCTGGACGCGCTGGCCCGCGCCATCATCAGCGGGCCGGACGCGCCGGAGACCGCCGAGCACAACGCCGGCGACCTCTTCTCGCTCGCCCAGACCACGGCCGTGCTCACCGGCGGCATCGTATCCATCGAGGACACCTCCAGCCGGGTCCTCGCCTACTCCCGCTCCGCCGACTCCGACGAGGTCGACGACCTGCGGCGGCTCTCCATCCTCGGCTGGCAGGGCCCCGAGCCCTACCTGTCCAAGCTGCGCGAGTGGGGCGTCTTCCAGCACCTGCGCAGCTCGGACAGCGTGATCGCGGTCGAGCCGCACCCCGAACTCGGCCTGCGGCGCCGACTCGCCATCGGCATCCGAGCCGGCGCACAACCGCTCGGCACCATCTGGGTGCAGGAGGGCTCCCGGCCGCTCGCCCCGCAGGCCGAGCAGGCGCTGGTCGGCGCCGCCCGGGTGGCCGCCGCGCAGCTGGTGCGCCGGCGGCGCGAGCTCTCGGCCGACGTGCGGCTCACCCAGACCCTGCTGACCGGCCTGCTCGAAGGCAGCACCGGGCCGCAGTCGCTCGCCACCCACCTCGGGCTGCACCCGCAGCGCCCGGCCACCGTGCTCGGCTACGCGGCGGTCGGCGGCGACACCGCCCGGGCCGACGTGACCGGCCTGATCTCGGTCCACACCGCAGCCCGGCACCGCAGCGCGCTGCTCGCGCCGATCGACTCGCGGATCTACGTGCTGCTGCCCGACCTGCCGGCCGCGCTGCCGGTGGCCACCGTGCGGGGCTGGGCCCAGGAGGTGGTCGACGCGGCCCGCGACCACCTGGGCGTGCAGCTGCGCGCGGCGATCGGCAGCACCGTGCCCGGGCTGGCCCGGGTGCCCGAATCCCGCGCGCAGGCCGACCGGATCCTGGACGCGATGGGGCGCGGCGGGGTGATGCCGGAGGTCGCCGCGCTGAGCGACGTGCAGGCCGAGGTGCTGGTCAGCGAGACGCTGGCGCTGCTCCAGGAGCGGCCCGAGCTGCGCGACCCGCGACTGGCTGCGCTCACCGACTACGACGCCCGGCACGGCACCCGGCTCGCCGAATCGGTGCTGGCCTGGCTGGACGCGCTGGGCGAGGTGCGGGTCGCGGCACAGGTGCTGCACATCCACCCGAACACCCTGCGGTACCGGGTCCGGCGGGCCGAGCAGCTGACCGGGATCGACCTGGCGCAGCCGCAGCAGCGGCTGCTGGCGATGCTGCAACTGCGCTTGCCCAGCGCCTAG
- a CDS encoding GOLPH3/VPS74 family protein → MTDVPDTLQGKLFLLAYDPDKGRLTNRPNLDLLLRAAGLADLLRLGLIRDDRGRPVAVAPAPAGLDPLLAEPLRLIAQSRPRSWQRWIGRRRPTVREVRGSLADRGVLRLEERRVLGLFHSVRIEPRDPRARKQLTAAVSAALRDPISRVEAADAALVALAHAGELTVVLSRQQRREEKARIAELADLCGPVPMALRRAIRSRRAAQSS, encoded by the coding sequence ATGACCGACGTACCCGACACCCTGCAGGGCAAGCTGTTCCTGCTCGCCTACGACCCCGACAAGGGCCGGCTCACCAACCGCCCCAACCTCGACCTGCTGCTGCGCGCGGCGGGCCTGGCCGACCTGCTGCGGCTCGGCCTGATCCGCGACGACCGGGGCAGGCCGGTGGCCGTCGCCCCCGCTCCCGCCGGCCTCGACCCGCTGCTCGCCGAGCCGCTGCGGCTGATCGCCCAGAGCCGGCCGCGGTCCTGGCAGCGGTGGATCGGCCGGCGTCGGCCGACCGTGCGCGAGGTCCGCGGCAGCCTGGCTGACCGGGGCGTGCTGCGTCTGGAGGAGCGCCGGGTGCTGGGGCTGTTCCACTCGGTGCGGATCGAGCCGCGCGACCCGCGGGCCCGCAAGCAGCTGACCGCCGCCGTCTCGGCGGCGCTGCGCGACCCGATCAGCCGGGTCGAGGCGGCGGACGCGGCCCTGGTGGCGCTGGCCCACGCGGGCGAGCTCACCGTGGTGTTGAGCCGTCAGCAGCGGCGCGAGGAGAAGGCCAGGATCGCCGAACTCGCCGACCTGTGCGGGCCGGTGCCGATGGCGCTGCGCCGGGCGATCCGCTCCAGGCGGGCGGCGCAGTCCAGTTGA
- a CDS encoding proline dehydrogenase family protein codes for MLRSALLAASRSPQVRTMVEKFPPTHAIVERFVAGELLDQGITATDELVATGRKVTLDHLGEDTKDAEQAAGTAKAYEHLLAALKETGLAANAEVSVKLSAVGQFLPVDGEKIALENARRICQAAADAGTTVTLDMEDHTTTDSTLSIARELRADFPWLGVVLQAYLRRTEADCKDFSGAGSRVRICKGAYKEPESVAFQGKHEVDLAYVRALKVLMGGEGYPMVASHDPNMIKIAGQLAEWNGRTRDSFEYQMLYGIRPEEQLRLAQAGNTMRVYLPYGQEWYGYFMRRLAERPANLTFFLRAMATKG; via the coding sequence ATGCTCCGTTCCGCACTGCTCGCCGCGTCCCGCTCCCCGCAGGTGCGCACCATGGTCGAGAAGTTCCCCCCGACCCACGCGATAGTCGAGCGCTTCGTCGCCGGCGAGCTGCTCGACCAGGGCATCACCGCCACTGACGAGCTGGTCGCCACCGGCCGCAAGGTGACCCTCGACCACCTCGGCGAGGACACCAAGGACGCCGAGCAGGCCGCCGGCACCGCCAAGGCCTACGAGCACCTGCTGGCCGCCCTCAAGGAGACGGGACTCGCGGCCAACGCCGAGGTCTCGGTCAAGCTCTCCGCGGTGGGCCAGTTCCTGCCGGTGGACGGCGAGAAGATCGCGCTGGAGAACGCCCGGCGGATCTGCCAGGCCGCCGCCGACGCGGGCACCACGGTCACCCTGGACATGGAGGACCACACCACCACCGACTCCACGCTGTCGATCGCCCGCGAGCTGCGCGCCGACTTCCCGTGGCTGGGCGTCGTGCTGCAGGCCTACCTGCGCCGCACCGAGGCCGACTGCAAGGACTTCTCCGGCGCGGGCTCCCGGGTCCGGATCTGCAAGGGCGCCTACAAGGAGCCCGAGTCGGTGGCCTTCCAGGGCAAGCACGAGGTCGACCTCGCCTATGTCCGCGCGCTCAAGGTCCTGATGGGCGGCGAGGGTTACCCGATGGTGGCCTCGCACGACCCCAACATGATCAAGATCGCCGGCCAGCTGGCCGAGTGGAACGGCCGCACCCGGGACAGCTTCGAGTACCAGATGCTCTACGGCATCCGCCCGGAGGAGCAGCTGCGCCTCGCCCAGGCCGGCAACACCATGCGCGTCTACCTGCCGTACGGGCAGGAGTGGTACGGCTACTTCATGCGCCGCCTGGCGGAGCGTCCGGCCAACCTGACGTTCTTCCTGCGGGCGATGGCCACCAAGGGCTAG
- a CDS encoding MFS transporter, which produces MADLSPAGPGLPTGRLTGTRLSEALLPLELAPRGQLQLSAVSRWNAARGIRVGLVAAALLLLLIGANLATPVYPLLQQRMGLTALDTTLLFTIYVFALIPVLAAVGHWSDLLGRRALILPAILLAAGGDALFATAHGFGQLAAGRAVQGIAVALSTGAAGAALSDLLPDHQTLAAKLTLACSAGGVALGPIVGAALVTSRDPLLTPFLVHAVALVALCIPLAVLHPRLPGARRHPAEPPRITTALHLKPRKLVLPAQGRRMFLLAAAAGFVSYAVFGVFLSLAPAFSAQLLHTHAPMAGAVVAALLLGSSAGAQLVIPPTSSPRLIALFMTGLAAGLTLVVLAAYAHLPALLFIGSVVGGACQGIAFRSLFTTAIAAMDPAKRASEMSALWVIVYLGSSAPIVAVGALARSYGLLPAVSGFAAIAAAACLALAGAVVRRR; this is translated from the coding sequence ATGGCGGACCTCTCCCCCGCCGGCCCCGGCCTGCCCACAGGGCGGCTGACCGGTACCCGGCTCTCGGAGGCCCTGCTTCCCCTGGAGCTCGCCCCGCGCGGCCAACTCCAGCTCTCCGCGGTCAGCCGCTGGAACGCGGCACGCGGCATACGCGTCGGCCTGGTCGCCGCCGCCCTACTGCTCCTGCTGATCGGGGCCAACCTGGCCACCCCGGTCTACCCGCTGCTCCAGCAGCGCATGGGGCTGACGGCGCTCGACACCACGCTGCTCTTCACGATCTACGTCTTCGCGCTGATCCCGGTGCTCGCCGCGGTCGGCCACTGGTCCGACCTGCTCGGCCGCCGCGCCCTGATCCTGCCGGCCATCCTGCTGGCCGCCGGCGGCGACGCGCTCTTCGCCACCGCGCACGGCTTCGGCCAACTGGCCGCCGGACGCGCCGTCCAGGGCATCGCGGTGGCGCTCTCCACCGGCGCGGCCGGCGCGGCGCTCAGCGACCTGCTGCCCGACCACCAGACGCTGGCCGCCAAGCTCACCCTGGCCTGCTCGGCGGGCGGCGTCGCGCTCGGCCCGATCGTCGGCGCGGCCCTGGTCACCAGCCGCGACCCGCTGCTCACGCCGTTCCTGGTGCACGCGGTGGCGCTGGTCGCGCTCTGCATCCCGCTCGCCGTACTGCACCCGCGGCTGCCCGGCGCCCGCCGCCACCCCGCCGAACCGCCCCGGATCACCACCGCGCTGCACCTCAAGCCGCGCAAGCTGGTGCTGCCCGCGCAGGGCCGCCGGATGTTCCTACTGGCCGCCGCCGCGGGCTTCGTCTCCTACGCGGTGTTCGGGGTCTTCCTCAGCCTGGCGCCCGCCTTCTCGGCCCAGCTGCTGCACACCCACGCCCCGATGGCCGGCGCCGTCGTGGCCGCCCTGCTGCTGGGCTCCTCGGCCGGCGCCCAGCTGGTGATCCCGCCCACCAGCAGCCCCCGGCTGATCGCCCTCTTCATGACCGGCCTCGCGGCCGGCCTCACCCTGGTCGTCCTCGCCGCCTACGCCCACCTGCCGGCCCTGCTCTTCATCGGCAGCGTCGTCGGCGGCGCCTGCCAGGGCATCGCCTTCCGCTCCCTCTTCACCACGGCCATCGCCGCCATGGACCCCGCCAAGCGCGCCAGCGAGATGAGCGCCCTCTGGGTCATCGTCTACCTGGGCAGCTCCGCCCCCATCGTCGCCGTCGGCGCCCTGGCCCGCAGCTACGGGCTGCTGCCCGCGGTCAGCGGCTTCGCCGCCATCGCGGCAGCCGCCTGCCTGGCGCTGGCTGGGGCGGTAGTGCGGCGGCGGTAG